A window from Sporichthyaceae bacterium encodes these proteins:
- a CDS encoding TetR/AcrR family transcriptional regulator — MSSRTNSGGTSRLRREDWFEPAFALLGSAGPEALTIASLCRRLRVTKGSFYHHFVGMPEFVEALLRDWEARFAAILDEVAGLSDPVRRSELTAQHIFAMDHDAEAALRAWSYRDPVVAAAVERMDRARAQNYANTLALSIDDPERCRVLAAMGTAVLIGLQMSDRPVDRERFLRVALEWAQTNVGLTVEAHRDGDQVRIKVVGRRGRERNS; from the coding sequence GTGTCTTCCCGCACAAATTCGGGCGGAACCTCCCGGCTGAGGCGGGAGGACTGGTTCGAACCGGCCTTCGCGCTCCTCGGGTCGGCCGGTCCGGAGGCGCTGACGATCGCGTCCTTGTGCCGGCGATTGCGGGTCACCAAGGGCTCCTTCTACCACCACTTCGTCGGGATGCCGGAGTTCGTCGAGGCCCTGCTGCGCGACTGGGAGGCCCGCTTCGCCGCGATCCTCGACGAGGTGGCCGGGTTGTCCGACCCGGTGCGGCGATCGGAACTGACGGCCCAGCACATCTTCGCGATGGATCATGACGCGGAGGCGGCGTTGCGCGCCTGGAGCTACCGCGACCCGGTGGTCGCGGCCGCCGTCGAGCGGATGGACCGGGCCCGGGCGCAGAACTACGCCAACACCCTTGCGCTGTCGATCGACGATCCGGAACGCTGCCGGGTGTTGGCCGCGATGGGGACCGCGGTGCTGATCGGCCTGCAGATGTCCGACCGTCCCGTCGATCGCGAGCGCTTCCTGCGGGTGGCCCTGGAGTGGGCGCAGACCAACGTCGGCCTGACCGTCGAGGCGCACCGGGACGGCGACCAGGTGCGGATCAAGGTGGTCGGCCGACGCGGGCGCGAACGGAATAGTTGA